GTTCTTCAGGCTGCACTACAGACACACGTCGGCCATTCTGTTCCTTTGCTGCATTATTGTCAGCGCCAATAATTTAATAGGTAAGATCATTCAATTTCTGCCTGCGCAAGAATTCCAGAGATTCACCTCCGGAGTGAAAGTCTTGTAAGACTACAATGGAAAAAATACTTTGCCATAACCTTGGAGTTTTGCCATCAGCTTAGCTCTTCAAAGCgcagagaaaaaattattatcggtACTCTGGAAGAATTACTTTATTCTCGAGGATACAGCAGTGTATTAGCTGTAAAATagttgtgataaaaataaaagtaattaatcaATCGTCGAAGATATATAAagactttttaaatttgtagaaGCGAAAAACACGCGCTTGGAAGAAAAAAACGAGCGAACCAGCCTGGCAGCATTTTAGAGTGCAAAGAACGCGTTTAAAAATAGTCTCGAGGATGAtgacaattatttaatctgcTATGGACGCGCGAGCCATTGCCGGGTTAAAGATCAACTGCGCCACTTGCATCGCAAGCACCGGTGCAAGACGCGGTCGTGATTAGAAGACTAGAACGGAGGCGAGACGACTGGCGTATCGTATTTCTTATCGAGGATGCATGCTTACGATGTAGACGGGTTCTTCAAACAACAAATTCTACGGCGTGTTCTTTTATCGCCGCAATACGATGTCGTAACAAACGCGTTGACGATTTAATGTCGCGACGTGTGGCTGATTAGAAGCCGCCTTAACACACCTTACGATCCTAACGCTCGGTATGTATAAGCTAGTTTCTCGTTACGATTGTCGGCGAATCGAGGTCGCTTCTCGCGCGATATGATTAATGACAAACAGATCCTTGATCACATAGGGCGAAGCAGCGAAGTAGCAATTATGTCGTGACGATGGTGCGCAATAACGAAGGAACATATGCATCGGATCAAAATTGCCTTAAGCCATATTGCGAGCGGACCTTCGATAATGTCAATAAGGAAATCATGTTGTGATgttatcttataaaattgtatggGAATTGTCTGTGTGTGTAGAGCGCACGGCAGCAATAAGAAAACGTTTGTCATGTTTTTCAttcgtgaaattaaattaattttccgtAAATCGACAAGTTtcgaaactttttaatttttcacagaTTTAAGATCTCAAGAATCCagaataattatgtaaatgcaATAGTTTATTCTTTCAATGTATATATCGTCGTTGAATCGTTGCATAATTTAACTGCCCATAACCAGCAGGATACGAAACATCTGGTACGCACATGAGTCGCGATTATGCACCCATATGCAGTCCGTCATTTGCACTCTAAAAAAATCTCAGATAACGTAGACACATGATCTATTCATTCTAGccacatttttcttttctgtcTCCGAAAAGCAGCAGCATATGCTCGTTCAAGTTCTTTTGTGTGAAACAGTAACGTTCGTCTATTTTGAAAGaataatacagaaaatatattttaataaaagaaaaataatttttgagatattttacacatatatgtttttacaattaaaattgcattgcattttttttacttaacgtatcaaaaataataattctttgctTTTCTAAATATCTTTTCATGTTTATGAATTCGGAAACGTTAACATGAATATATCGTTCTCGACGTttctcgtaaatttttttattaatttcgttaTTTAGTTGTAAGGAAAAGACAGACATAAGTGCGGGAGGCGCTGCTAATTAAGTACAAACGTGCTGCTTTTGTTAGACTTGTGCAAATATAAGGCAGAACGCGTCGCGAATTTAACTCTCGCGTCGCCGGCGGACGAGGGACATCAGTTCTTCGTCAAGATGCTGGGTAAGAATGATACTCGATACCATCCCGGGTTCGAGTGGCTCCGTCGAGAACGACAACGCAGCATCCCACTCGCGTAGTTCGTTTACCGCGCGACAGTGtcacgtaaaaaaaattatctccgCCGCGAGCGCGATAACGTCTGTCTCCAACGTTCGTCTATCTTGCAGGATTAACACGCGTTACAGTGGTAATCCCACGGGATTACTTCGCTAACGATGTTCGCGCAAGAAAAGTGATAAATGCGCACGAGGAAGTTCAGAGTTATACAACTTGTCTCTCTCTTATCGAATATATACAGATAAATCACGAGTCAAATCTCAATCGCTTCTTGTAtcatgaatataattaatctgTCATTTTGTTCAAtcagattaatttaatttaactttagaTACTTCGAAGTTCGAAAGGTTCCGGCTAGAAGGTTTCTCTAAAATTTCACTTTTAACATAGTTTGTGTTTCGCGGAGacattcaattaatttaaatcaatagatatgcaaaatattaattccttGAATTAATTAAGCTGACGTTGGCTCAATCAAATCAAATCAATTTCATCTAACTTTGGATACTTCAAAGTTCGAAAAGTGCCCGGTTCCAACTATCGTTTCTCTCGAATCTGATTTTCACGTAATTTGTGTTTCGCAGAGATatccaattaatttaattaataaaaatcatcgAGAATTTTCGATTGCGACGCGATCGATCATGGATTAATCGTTCGTCTATCTTTACAGGCGAACCGATCCACTGCTTGGCAGATTTGCGGGACGGCACTCATGTCATCAATACGTACTGCTGGATCACGTCTACCTACACGATTCCTCGGACCCTGACGCAACCGATCGGCACCCATGTGGCCCATCCGGGTCTGGGCATCGACTACGGCGAGAAGCGGGTACACTCGTATTATCAGTGGGTGCCGTTCATGCTCTTTTTCCAGGGTATACTGTTCTACATACCGCACTGGATGTGGAAACAGTGGGAGGACAATAAGATCAGGTTAATAACCGAGGGCTTGAGGGGCCCCTTGATCGAAAGCAAGCAAGAACGGCAGGCCAAAATCGAGAAACTGGTGCAATATCTCATGGAGACCATGCACTTGCACAACAGCTACGCCGCCGCATACTTCTTTTGTGAGGTCCTCAACTTCATCAACACCGTAAGTGTTAACCTTCGCAAACGTGCACTTGAAAGAAGCGCCTAAGCGCTTCGCTGAAGCGATATTAATGTATTTCGAACGTTTGCAGTAATGACTTAGGACGCGACAACAGGTAACAGATCTGTATCCtgaattataatgttatctgaaaatttttttaatattctagaAATATCTGTAAAATTCTTGGAATATtctagaaatatttcatatattccGTTTCATTCGAATCAAATCGCACTGCTTTTCTCCTGTAGACTGCAAGTTAAGTTTCTTGTCAAATGTAGAcgtttaattttagttttgcTGCTGCGAAATATTCCTGTGTTATTAAaagacaataataaaatcactccgatatttctctcttttacaCGCAGAAAATATTGCATCCTTGTATTAAATTACTAGCGAAAAATAGTACTCTTCGTGTACAATACATACGACGGCTTCATTTTAGGTTGGGAACATATTCTTCGTCGATACCTTCCTGGGCGGCGCTTTCCTCACGTACGGCACGGAAGTGCTAAAGTTCAGCGGCATGAATCAGGACGAGCGCAGCGACCCGATGATCGAGGTGTTCCCGCGCGTGACCAAGTGCACCTTCCACAAGTACGGTGGCTCCGGAACGATTCAGACAATCGACGCGCTCTGCGTGCTCGCGCTCAACATCCTCAATGAGAAGATATACATTTTCCTATGGTTCTGGTTCATTGTATTGGCTGTGGTGTCCGGCTTGGGAATGCTCTACAGCATGGCGATAATACTATTGCCCAGCACGCGCGAGACAATCCTGAGGAGGCGCTTCAAGTTCGGCACACCGCCTGTTGTCAGCGCGCTTATCCGTAAAACTCAGGTGAGTTTCTTCTTCCTTCCGACGTTTGTAATTTTCATCTCGCCTGGCCATAATGGCTCTAAGTATTGTTCAATGTCGATAGAGATTATTTCAGAAGCAGCGGGACATTATTATATCGGCAATtcgcttaaaaatttatcagaaatcCCAAATTGAATGAAAATGTGGAAACTTAATAACCATCGCCCTTACGCCattctttaaataaagtttttggACATGATTGGAGAGACAAAAGTGTACTTTCTCCGTTCAAGttattcatttttgtattCTCAACGCGGTGTTTCCCGGAattcagaagaaaaaattgaatttgcagGTCGGAGATTTCCTGATGCTTCACCTGTTGGGTCAGAACTTGAATTACATGATGTTCCACAATTTGCTGGAAGAACTCTGCAGCCGTCTGCAATTCGGCAGTAACAGCAGCGGCGCGTCGCCGACGTCGGTGCCATCGGCACCCAGCACTCTCGAGATGTCGCCGATGTATCCGGAGATTGAGAAATACGCTAAGGACACCGAGATCTAAAGCGCGAGGAGGCCCGCCGACGGCCTCGTCGtcgattttactttttttccatcATCCACCCCTTATCGCTTGTATTTGTTTGTATTGTGATAATACCGAGCGGCGCGATTTCGCCGTCGTCTCGGTGCCAATAAACGGAGCTGTTCGTGCCGCGTCGCCGGCTCTGCCTTACCACGCGTGCGTGCTCGCAAAAAACGCGCACCGGACGCTCACTCTCTTCGACATTTCTCCGCTGCCGACGCCGTCGGAAACCTCGTGTTCTCCGACGCGGCGCTCGTAAAACGTAAAAGCTCGAACCGGCATTAACAGAAGAGCTTCGCGGTTCTTGTCTCCCGTCGAGTTGAGAGTCTCGCTCGTTACCCGCGTGCTCGTAAAACGCGAGTcgattcccccccccctcccccctctttGACGTTTATGTCTCCGACAGGCCTTCCGATCGGTGGGAGAATCATTTCGAGTGTTCGCGAAACGCGCTCTGAAAGCGCACGGACACCCTACCGGTTTTCGATTCAGCTCGTATCTTCGCTCAACGAGATATTGTGCAAATTATCTCCGACTGAGTTCCATATCCCGGCGTTACGTATCTTTTCTCGTGCGTAAAATGTGCAACGCAAGCGCGAGTCAACGGGGCAACGTTTAGTTCGCCGACATTTTTACAACGGCGTCATTACGAGATTTTCATTTGACGCTGTTATTGCTGTTACGCGGTCGTAAACTACCGAGTTTAAATGCGAAAAACCAGCGCCGGCCTTCGTTGTCTTCTTCATCCAACAGTCGTTACGAGATTTTCATTTGCCGTAAAAGCAGAGTTGGAACGCGTAAAATAGCGCGAGTTGACGCTACCTCTCGCGAATCTTTAACGAGAtttctagtttttttttttttttttttttgttttctttttcctttttaaaatcatttcgcAAGTGGCACATGCAGATTGTAGAATTACAATAAACATTCCGTCGTTTCCACTCGTTCACCGATCGAAAGTGCGAAAAGCGCGCTGGTATCTTACGCCGGCTACAGCGGCACGAACCAATATTagattattgaatataataatgtagacGATAACGCGCGATGCTCTCGAATCAATAAGTCATGTGCGCATTATGATCTTCAACGATCGCGACAGGCTTCCAGATGCAACAGGATCACATTCCCGTcgttgtataattatttgttgctCACACGATCAATAATTCAATgaagattttgaaaataacGAGATGAGGCAAGATGCGTAAATTTGAATAACGGTGTTCCTTGACTTCTGTTCATATCACGAACGCAACATTCCTTTAATTCATTATTGTAAACTTGAGGGAGATGAAAGAGCAAGTATCGGAAGTGTTCGATAGTTCCGTAAAAGAATAACACACGTTTTCCCACGTGTTGTAAAATTGTCAAGCTGCCGTGCTGATGCAAGCACGAAAGGATCTCACTGCCGGGAATGTATTCTAAGGTTAAGCAGAATTTGTGCTTTTCCATTCGAAACGCACAGTTATCGCAGAGTTATCGAGGCTATCTCGAATGAtctttaagatttattttcgatACTTGCTTTTGTGATACGTAACAAACGCTCCGCAGATCGTTCATGTTAGTAAAAGAAGCGTGACAATATTTGACACGAAGCAAACTTTcgtatattattctattattcatCGCACAACGAGAAATATGTATCAACATGCTGTTACTGCGCTCCCGTTAAGAGATCGcactgaaatttaaaaaaaaaaaaaaaaaacaacaacgAATTCTTGTTTCTATcctctttaaataattaatataaatattacataagtatattatacattgatataatatgtttGTGAATATTCACAAGAATATCTAAAGAGGTTTTCAcgcagaaatattatttcaaagtgACTATTCGAGCGAATTCTATCATTGCGCGATTATCAACAGCGAAGACGTAAAAGCATCACGCATTACTTTACATCAAACGAAGCCAGAACGTTGGCTAATAGCCCAA
This window of the Linepithema humile isolate Giens D197 chromosome 1, Lhum_UNIL_v1.0, whole genome shotgun sequence genome carries:
- the Inx3 gene encoding innexin inx3; translation: MVVFGLVSAIAGFVKVRYLIDKAVIDNAFFRLHYRHTSAILFLCCIIVSANNLIGEPIHCLADLRDGTHVINTYCWITSTYTIPRTLTQPIGTHVAHPGLGIDYGEKRVHSYYQWVPFMLFFQGILFYIPHWMWKQWEDNKIRLITEGLRGPLIESKQERQAKIEKLVQYLMETMHLHNSYAAAYFFCEVLNFINTVGNIFFVDTFLGGAFLTYGTEVLKFSGMNQDERSDPMIEVFPRVTKCTFHKYGGSGTIQTIDALCVLALNILNEKIYIFLWFWFIVLAVVSGLGMLYSMAIILLPSTRETILRRRFKFGTPPVVSALIRKTQVGDFLMLHLLGQNLNYMMFHNLLEELCSRLQFGSNSSGASPTSVPSAPSTLEMSPMYPEIEKYAKDTEI